From Daucus carota subsp. sativus chromosome 6, DH1 v3.0, whole genome shotgun sequence, the proteins below share one genomic window:
- the LOC108226424 gene encoding 24-methylenesterol C-methyltransferase 2 produces MLVYRNLTVTAYMYTHIRMKIQRPAVGKCHRCNRSTPLSLYKQDASYLLHTYHTLRAMDTLPMLFTTAVIVGGLYWFICILGSPERKGKRAIDLSGGSIDNDKVQDNYNKYWSFFKRPKEIEKTDNVPAFVDTFYNLVTDIYEWGWGQSFHFAPSLPGKSYLEATQIHEETAVDFLNVKAGDKILDVGCGVGGPMRAIASHSGANIVGITINEYQVERARMHNKKAGLDTLCEVVCGNFLEMPFDDNSFEGAYAMEATCHAPKLEDVYTEIYRVLKPGRLFVSYEWVTTEFYDANNKDHVKIVQEVERGNALPGLRHYSDISKIAKKVGFQVVKEKDFAKPPAGPWWTRLKMGRVAYWRNHVLVVILSFLGIAPKGTVDVHDMLCVTADYLTRGGEAKIFTPMHTILCRKPE; encoded by the coding sequence ATGCTTGTTTACCGAAACTTGACAGTGACAGCATATATGTACACGCACATACGTATGAAGATTCAACGGCCGGCTGTCGGGAAGTGCCATAGGTGCAACCGCTCCACTCCTTTATCGTTATATAAACAAGATGCTTCATACTTGCTACACACATATCACACTCTTCGAGCCATGGACACTCTCCCTATGTTGTTCACCACAGCAGTGATCGTGGGAGGCCTCTACTGGTTCATCTGCATCTTAGGCTCCCCTGAACGGAAGGGCAAACGTGCCATCGACCTCTCTGGCGGCTCAATTGACAATGACAAGGTCCAAGATAACTACAACAAGTACTGGTCGTTCTTCAAACGTCctaaagaaattgaaaaaactGATAACGTTCCTGCCTTCGTAGACACTTTCTATAATCTTGTCACAGATATCTACGAATGGGGCTGGGGCCAGTCTTTCCATTTCGCTCCATCTTTACCTGGAAAATCCTATCTTGAAGCTACTCAAATCCACGAAGAAACAGCCGTGGATTTCTTGAATGTCAAAGCTGGTGATAAAATTCTTGATGTTGGTTGTGGCGTTGGCGGGCCTATGAGGGCCATCGCTTCTCACTCAGGTGCTAACATCGTTGGCATCACAATCAACGAGTATCAAGTGGAACGGGCTCGTATGCACAACAAGAAAGCCGGGTTAGACACCTTATGTGAAGTTGTTTGTGGAAACTTTCTTGAAATGCCTTTTGATGACAATAGTTTTGAAGGGGCTTATGCAATGGAAGCTACTTGTCATGCCCCTAAACTAGAAGATGTTTACACTGAAATTTACCGGGTCTTAAAGCCCGGACGTCTATTTGTCTCGTACGAATGGGTAACTACTGAATTCTACGATGCCAATAACAAAGATCATGTGAAAATTGTGCAAGAAGTCGAGAGGGGCAATGCCTTACCGGGGTTAAGGCATTACAGTGACATATCCAAGATTGCGAAAAAAGTTGGGTTTCAAGTAGTAAAAGAGAAGGATTTCGCCAAGCCACCGGCTGGACCCTGGTGGACAAGGCTGAAAATGGGGAGAGTTGCTTACTGGAGGAACCATGTTCTTGTTGTCATTCTGTCGTTCTTAGGGATCGCGCCCAAAGGGACTGTGGATGTTCATGATATGCTGTGCGTGACTGCTGATTACTTGACTAGAGGTGGCGAGGCCAAGATTTTTACTCCCATGCATACGATCCTCTGCAGGAAACCTGAATAA